From Magnolia sinica isolate HGM2019 chromosome 13, MsV1, whole genome shotgun sequence, one genomic window encodes:
- the LOC131223629 gene encoding ammonium transporter 2-like, with protein sequence MADAPAYQPMLPAVPPWLNKGDNAWQLTAATLVGLQSMPGLVILYGSIVKKKWAVNSAFMALYAFAAALILWVLVCYRMAFGDKLLPFWGKGAPALGQKYLIAQAKIPESVHYHSNGDEESPMTEPLYPMASLVYFEFTFAAITLILLAGGVLGRMNIKAWMAFVPLWLIFSYTVGAFSLWGGGFLYHWGVIDYSGGYVIHVSSGIAGFVAAYWVGPRLKSDRERFPPNNVLLMLAGAGLLWMGWSGFNGGSPYAANITSSVAVLNTNVCAATSLLVWTCLDVAFFGRPSVIGAVQGMITGLVCITPGAGLVQGWAAVVMGILSGSIPWFTMMILHKKSTLLQQVDDTLAVFHTHAVAGLLGGALTGLFAEPTLCSLILPVKNSRGAFYGGNGGVQFLKQLVGALFVIGWNIISTTVILLFIRLFMPLRMPEHELVIGDDAVHGEEAYALWGDGEKYDPTRHGYDNSDENMPARVAIGARGVTIQL encoded by the exons ATGGCAGACGCTCCAGCATATCAACCGATGCTTCCAGCCGTGCCACCATGGCTAAACAAAGGAGACAACGCCTGGCAGCTGACTGCAGCCACCTTAGTAGGCCTTCAGAGCATGCCAGGCCTTGTAATTCTCTACGGCAGCATCGTCAAGAAGAAGTGGGCCGTCAATTCAGCTTTTATGGCACTCTACGCCTTCGCAGCTGCTCTCATACTGTGGGTTCTCGTCTGCTATCGCATGGCCTTTGGAGACAAGCTCCTACCTTTCTGGGGGAAGGGCGCCCCCGCCCTCGGCCAGAAATACCTCATCGCGCAAGCTAAGATCCCTGAGAGCGTGCACTACCATAGTAATGGAGATGAGGAATCTCCTATGACAGAGCCTCTCTATCCCATGGCTTCCCTTGTCTACTTCGAATTCACATTTGCTGCCATCACACTCATTCTATTGGCTGGTGGGGTTCTTGGTCGGATGAACATCAAGGCATGGATGGCCTTTGTTCCTCTTTGGCTCATCTTCTCTTACACCGTTGGTGCTTTTAGTCTATGGGGTGGCGGTTTTCTCTACCATTGGGGCGTCATTGACTACTCCGGTGGTTATGTTATCCATGTCTCTTCGGGAATTGCCGGATTCGTTGCAGCTTATTGG GTGGGCCCGAGATTGAAGAGTGATAGGGAGAGATTCCCTCCTAACAACGTCTTGCTGATGCTGGCTGGTGCTGGGCTTTTATGGATGGGATGGTCtggattcaacggtggatcaccttaCGCGGCCAACATCACCTCATCGGTGGCTGTTCTCAACACCAACGTGTGTGCGGCGACGAGCCTTCTTGTATGGACTTGTTTGGATGTGGCCTTCTTTGGGAGACCGTCGGTGATCGGAGCCGTCCAAGGGATGATTACTGGACTGGTCTGTATTACTCCTGGAGCAG GGCTGGTGCAAGGGTGGGCCGCAGTTGTGATGGGTATTCTATCAGGCAGCATCCCATGGTTTACAATGATGATTCTCCACAAGAAGTCTACGCTACTGCAGCAG GTGGACGACACGCTCGCTGTATTCCATACACATGCAGTGGCGGGGTTGCTCGGTGGCGCGCTCACGGGACTCTTCGCCGAGCCCACACTCTGCAGCCTCATCTTACCAGTGAAGAACTCGAGGGGCGCATTCTATGGTGGAAATGGAGGAGTGCAATTCCTGAAGCAGCTAGTGGGAGCATTATTCGTCATCGGTTGGAACATCATATCAACTACGGTGATCCTACTTTTCATAAGGTTGTTCATGCCATTGAGGATGCCTGAACATGAGCTTGTTATCGGAGACGACGCGGTCCATGGCGAAGAAGCTTATGCACTATGGGGTGATGGGGAGAAATATGATCCTACAAGGCATGGATATGACAACTCCGATGAGAACATGCCGGCCCGCGTCGCGATAGGTGCACGAGGTGTGACTATCCAATTGTAA
- the LOC131224236 gene encoding uncharacterized protein LOC131224236, producing the protein MEEDEPLFIDDIISSTHPPRFRMPPVTPYTGSGDPTEHLKSFRAWMELQSTFKPIMYCAFYLTLAGAMRSWYRQVKLKSINSFSDLNKAFLMQFIFEKERRKPSTHLRTIKQKEGEALKDYIVRFNEEAMQVDDYSDKMTLTAMIVGLREGRFLFSIGKNPPTTLGELMNNAQKYSNVEELFSSRKATRDVENSAKDKKRKEEAPSQAPSNKRRKDEKSIKIDIDKRDKRKYFHFNRDHSHSTSDYFDLKEEIEALIHSGHLREYVKEERSGRKDEQPIRTINNNPISEIHIIFGRPEGGGDSNRA; encoded by the exons ATGGAAGAGGACGAGCCactgttcatcgacgacatcatAAGCTCAACCCACCCCCCGAGGTTCCGGATGCCACCTGTCACCCCATATACCGGCTCTGGGGACCCCACCGAGCATTTGAAATCTTTCAGGGCGTGGATGGAGCTTCAGTCGACATTCAAGCCGATCATGTATTGCGCTTTCTACCTAACCTTAGCAGGGGCTATGCGGAGCTGGTACAGGCAGGTGAAGCTGAAGTCGATTAATTCTTTTTCTGACCTCAACAAGGCATTCCTAATGCAATTCATTTTCGAAAAAGAACGGAGGAAACCGTCGACTCACCTACGCACTATTAAGCAGAAAGAAGGTGAAGCGCTGAAGGATTACATTGTACGGTTCAATGAAGAGGCAATGCAGGTGGACGACTACTCAGACAAAATGACCTTGACCGCCATGATAGTCGGACTCAGGGAAGGAAGGTTCCTCTTTTCGATTGGTAAAAATCCTCCAACAACTTTAGGCGAGCTCATGAATAATGCACAAAAATACTCCAATGTTGAGGAGCTTTTCAGTTCTCGAAAAGCTACTCGAGACGTCGAGAACTCAGCTAAGGACAAGAAGCGGAAAGAGGAAGCCCCATCCCAAGCACCCTCCAACAAAAGGAGAAAGGACGAGAAGTCG ATAAAGATCGACATAGACAAGCGAGATAAGCGAAAGTATTTTCACTTCAACCGCGACCACAGCCATTCCACCAGTGACTATTTTGACCTCAAAGAAGAGATCGAGGCTCTTATTCATAGTGGGCACTTGCGGGAATACGTCAAAGAAGAACGATCAGGTCGGAAGGATGAGCAGCCCATCAGAACAATCAACAACAACCCCATCAGTGAAATACATATTATCTTTGGCAGGCCTGAGGGAGGTGGTGATTCAAATCGGGCCTGA
- the LOC131223630 gene encoding ammonium transporter 2-like translates to MADAPAYDPNLPAVPPWLNKGDNAWQLTAATLVGLQSMPGLVILYGSIVKKKWAVNSAFMALYAFAAALILWVLVCYRMAFGDKLLPFWGKGAPALGQKYLIAQAKIPESGHNHRNGTKESPMTEPLYPMASLVYFEFTFAAITLILLAGGVLGRMNIKAWMAFVPLWLIFSYTVGAFSLWGGGFLYQWGVIDYSGGYVIHVSSGIAGFVAAYWVGPRLKSDRERFPPNNVLLMLAGAGLLWMGWSGFNGGTPNAANITSSVAVLNTNVCAATSLLVWTCLDVAFFGRPSVIGAVQGMITGLVCITPGAGLVQGWAAVVMGILSGSIPWFTMMILHKKSTLLQQVDDTLAVFHTHAVAGALGGALTGLFAEPTLCSLLLPVKNSRGAFYGGNGGVQFLKQLVGALFVIGWNIISTTVILLFIRLFMPLRMPEHELVIGDDAVHGEEAYALWGDGEKYDPTRHGYGNSVENTPARVAIGARGVTIQL, encoded by the exons ATGGCAGACGCTCCAGCGTATGATCCGAACCTTCCAGCCGTGCCACCATGGCTAAACAAAGGCGACAACGCCTGGCAGCTGACTGCAGCCACCTTAGTCGGCCTTCAAAGCATGCCAGGCCTTGTAATCCTCTACGGCAGCATCGTCAAGAAGAAGTGGGCCGTCAATTCAGCTTTTATGGCACTCTACGCATTCGCAGCCGCTCTTATACTCTGGGTTCTCGTCTGCTATCGCATGGCCTTTGGAGACAAGCTCTTACCTTTCTGGGGGAAGGGCGCGCCTGCACTCGGCCAGAAATACCTCATCGCGCAAGCTAAGATCCCCGAGAGCGGGCACAACCATAGAAATGGAACGAAGGAATCTCCTATGACAGAGCCTCTCTATCCCATGGCTTCCCTTGTCTATTTCGAATTCACATTTGCTGCCATCACACTCATTCTATTGGCTGGTGGGGTCCTCGGTCGGATGAATATCAAGGCGTGGATGGCCTTTGTTCCTCTCTGGCTCATCTTCTCTTACACCGTTGGCGCTTTTAGTCTTTGGGGCGGCGGTTTTCTCTACCAATGGGGTGTCATTGACTACTCTGGTGGTTATGTCATTCATGTCTCTTCGGGAATTGCCGGATTCGTTGCGGCTTATTGG GTGGGCCCGAGATTGAAGAGTGATAGGGAGAGATTCCCTCCTAACAACGTCTTGCTGATGCTGGCGGGTGCTGGGCTTCTATGGATGGGGTGGTCTGGATTCAACGGTGGAACACCTAACGCGGCCAACATCACCTCATCGGTAGCTGTTCTCAACACCAATGTGTGTGCGGCGACGAGCCTTCTTGTATGGACTTGTTTGGATGTGGCCTTCTTTGGGAGACCGTCGGTGATCGGAGCCGTCCAAGGGATGATTACTGGACTGGTCTGTATTACTCCTGGAGCAG GGCTAGTGCAAGGGTGGGCCGCAGTTGTGATGGGTATTCTATCAGGCAGCATCCCATGGTTTACAATGATGATTCTCCACAAGAAGTCTACGCTACTGCAGCAG GTGGACGACACGCTCGCTGTATTCCATACACATGCAGTGGCGGGGGCGCTTGGCGGCGCGCTCACGGGCCTCTTCGCAGAGCCTACACTCTGCAGCCTCCTCTTACCAGTGAAGAACTCGAGGGGCGCATTCTATGGTGGAAATGGAGGAGTGCAATTCCTGAAGCAGCTAGTGGGAGCATTATTCGTTATCGGTTGGAACATCATATCGACGACCGTGATCCTACTTTTCATAAGGTTGTTCATGCCATTGAGGATGCCTGAACATGAGCTTGTTATCGGAGACGATGCGGTCCATGGCGAAGAAGCTTATGCACTATGGGGTGATGGGGAGAAATATGATCCTACAAGGCATGGATATGGCAACTCCGTTGAGAACACGCCGGCCCGCGTCGCTATAGGTGCACGAGGTGTGACTATCCAATTGTAA